tacatttaaaaaaataaaagtataattttatattaaattattaaattttaatttaaccatttaatagCAATTTATATgacaaatttttcatttaaaggGGACCAAAACCGTTACTTACCTTTGATTCACTCATGCTCTTGACGTATGtgtataaaaatactaatacgtcactttgtattactataacttcaaagtttcaatattttttctctGCGACCAAAGTGAAAATTTCTATCAACTAATTCAACAAGTTGACATGATATGGCACGCACACACACATGCATATATACTACAAAATTTTTTAGTATcttataatcatattaaaatttaattaaatttaaagttaagtCAAACGCCTATTTAGAGAATAAACGTTTAATGATGCATATATTTTTTCCATTGAGAGGCATCAAACTTCTCAACTCAATAGTCATTGAGATCGTACTCTTGTATAATTGTAaaaagggataaatatcaaaattatacacaAGTTTTGGCTTAATGTGCGATGTTTATACATATTGGATTTGTGTGGTTAtctatgaaattttgatatgattcgattttcaaaaatcattaaCAACACTATCGAATTAGTACCATTTTACATTGATATATTGTATACAcagataattatattaatccaaaataaaaataaatgtgaaagttgaatcaaaatcaaagttttatgtatatataaaagctataattcaagtttcatgtaaataaattacaccaaattaaaactcatatattaaattataaattggacCAAAATTGATGtatgaatttgatatttatccccAGTAAAAAGGAGTAGACTTTATTAGGCTAGCAAGCAAAGCAAAGCAAACGCAAAAGCAAAAAGCTTGTAATAAAAGAAGGTTCTTAACGGTTAAGTTCAACGACTCCAAATCTCACCAAACTCAAACggtaagaaaataaaactttacttttgtgataatgaaaatgaacttttttttttttttatgattgcatttgaggaaaataataataatggtaatgtGACCCAAACATTCGTTTGTAATGTGGAAAGGTTTtgactaaaatataagtttgaaaaaatggaattggacaaaaaaataatgtcCATTTACTTCGAGTAAGCTTTTTTTATACGGGTCTAGTCTAACTCGAATCTGTCTAAAAAAAACTACATTTGTTTTGACAATTGACACTATTTTGTTGTCATTTcgctattatattgttattatattattattattgttagaatattttataactcttattttattgttaattttgttactattttagagacatttgcttgttaagttgcatatattttaatattatttaaatataaatttttttaaaatttaattttgatttgttgggaaatatttattttaatatttttagcatatttgatgtattattttttaaatttatttttatataaaaaataaaaaaattaatacgagcGAGCCaagcttcaaatttaaattttttatctaaactgaatttaacaaaattttaaaatttttttggggacTAAAACAGACCCTGATCTATAAAACAGGTATGAAATTTTGTTACGGTCGGCCCGACCATCTAAATGTAAGATATGGGACCATGGATTATggaaatttaaagtttaaaaaggtTTAAGCTGACCGGCAGAGGCAGAGCTAGCCATCGAGCCCCAGTTTTGTGATAGATATAGGACCCAGCCCATCAATGCGATTGATAATAGATTCAGTACACAGAGCAAATCTAGAACCCATGTGACCCAAATCCTAACGATCCAACCCATAACCTAACCATTAACTCTAATTATTCCAACATCATCCACCAAatcaaatcatgtaaattagTCGTCtaaatcaaaaagtaaattaaatttttaacccatttttattgcaaaaaaatagtttttgtaTGACCGCACAACGTAAATATGGCACGTCATGTGTTATTGTCGGGTTATTCTGTCAACCACTTCAGTTTTTAACAGTGCAATTGGATgcaatttttaacataaaatatcaatttacccattttttgagtaaatggggcaaaatgtaatttggCTCCTAGTATAAAGGCCTCCGTGATATTTTTTCGAAGTGgactttaataaatatatgttaaattttgttattagtccttgtactttgtTAATGTTGTAGATTTAATcctcatattttaatttgatcaagtttagtccttgtacttttctatttgatcatttttagttcatgtacttttaaaatttaaaattttaatctcgaACCAAATAGTAACATTTAAATCTATtcggttaaattcaattactagtgtTGCATTATTCATACATTTGTAAATTTAGTTCATAGTCTCCAATTGAGCCATTCTaaatccctatacttttcaaatttggaGATTTTAGTCTACGCATATGTCAATCGTTAATCCATTACCgaattttagtgagtaatatgtgtAGATAACAAGTTGATATgtcattacacatatgataatcATTTACGATCGATTTtggaaataataaatgaatttaacagtTACCAATTTGATgaagactgaaattttaaaatttgaaaagaacaGGACTAAacatgaccaaattaaagtatagggactaaatccataactttcATAAAATGCAAGGACTAGTAGAATTtaaccataaatatatatttattgtgaATTGTGAAATGTGAATTGTGAAAccaacaaaatttatatattctatacTCATATGTTTAGTTTGATAACCAATAATTATTTACACATAGAATTCATTCAAGTTCGAGCTATTAGGGGATCAagtgataaatttttatttgtgcAACTCCCTTTCTATATAATGTGTGCGTGTGGGGATATTCCTATTATGTGCGAGTGAGTATTAATCCTCTAATTGTATGATATCCAGAAAAATATTCTCTGATTTTgtcataaaaagtaaaaaaaataaaatggagctTATTTAACCAAAACTTCAAAATGAGTTGAAATGAAGTGACTTAAAAACTTATTCGATAAATTTGAACGACTCGAATCTATAGTTTATAACGTCTCATAGTGATTCGCccctctctttttttatattagcCGAAAGCTTCACAAGCGGTTGATGAAGAATATGTAAACCTATGTCTTGATCATTTTAATTCTtacacttttttatttttgaaatttttgttccGATAAAACATTAACTAccaatttcattaaattaaaatttgttatttctaaaatattatgcGATAAAcgtattattatatttgtaataatacatattatttaaatcgtaattagaatttcaaaattagaacactaaattaaattggtcaaaatttgaccatttcatctcacttttttttttggtttaccGCCTCCTTTCTTTTACCTTCTAGGACCAAATAGATTTCTTTATTACTAGTTTAGTCCTTACGATACCACAAACGCTGTCGTTTTCTGTTTCCTTCTTTTTCGCTTTCTCAGTGCCTGTTCTGGTTGATAAGATTCATCGTCGGTTCAACGAAAACAATGTTTGAACATCAAACATTGGCGATTTTGTCggattatttatatatatttatattcaatagaAATGAATAAGAAAGCACTGGCCATTTTGATGCGAGCTAGAATGAGACCTAATCATCTCACCAACTTCGCCCTTTCTCCCATTTCcgtaagtgtttttttttttttttgcaaaattaggATTTTCATTGTTTGATTCATTGTGCTCTGTTAGTTGAATTGGTTTTGATTAATAGcgaaattaatgaattttattgatttagttttgaatttttaattttacgaCGGAATGAGGTTAATCAAAATTCTATAGGTAATCAAATGATATTAAATAACCTACTCTGTTGGTTGAACCGTTTGACTAAtcatgaattcaaaatttattgcaGCGTGAAGTCAAAATTAGGATTTTTTGATTCATTGTGCTTTTTAgttgaattatttttgattaatCACGAATTTAATGATTTTCGTTGATTTAGTTTTGAATTATGCATTTTACGACGGAATGAAGTTAATCAAATAGTATCAAATTCACTAAGAAATCAAATGCTATTAATTAACCTACTCCTTGGTTGAATCGCGTGACTAATCATATTTAGCTTGAATTATCAATTAACCGCAGAATGAGTTGAATCAAATTCTGTCAAATTCTCATGGAAACCGATCCGGTGAAAACGGGGAGCATCATGCCATggaacatggaaaagaaaagctCAATCATCAAAGGTTTATTATTTATGGTATTGAAGTTTTTCACAAATTGGAATACAATTCTTGATTTTTAAACTATGGGAATTGTTTTTTTGTTAACAAGATCATTTGAGGTTGTACGAGAATCAATGCACTCCGTGATATCAATGAATAAAACTGAAGTTGGTGATTCTGTACTTAATGAGTTTTTGGAGGTAAATTATCGGTAACAAGTGATTACTGATTATTTGAGTTCTTGTGTTTACGTTGTGCTTGATAATGTTGTGAAATGTGGTATAATGCAGGGTTATTGTAGCCTTTCTTTTGAGAACCGTAGGAAATTATTGCTCACACTTGCCAAAGAGTATGATCTCAACAGGGCACAAGTTCGTGAGCTCATAAAACAATATCTCGGACTTCAGCCACCTGGTGATGAGCTTACTGTTGCTGCTGTTTAACCTTTTTTGGATTATTGTTTTTGTGTTTAGTGGGATTGAATGGTGCAGAGTTTTGTTGTTTCAGGGAGTGAAGCTCAATCAGGAGGAGTCGCAGATGAAGGCTTTCTTTCAACTTTCTATCGCatagagagaaatttgagacaTTCCCTTAAACCAGTGTATGAAACTCTATTTGAGAGACTTAACACGCACCCTGAAGGGCTGAAGTTTTTGACCATCATCCGGGCTGATATATTATCCATTCTCACGTAAGGTTATAATCCGTTTTATGAGATTTCACCTTATTTATCTTTGATTTAATCATCATACTAgtactttcattttattcagtTGAAAAGCGTGTTAGAAAATGTTAGATACTCGTGTGTTGTTTTTCACTTCTAAGTTATTATGCGAAGTCATAAAAAATAACGAACAAGAAATGGCTTTTGGCATTGGAATTCTTTGATTATTAACAAATTTCTTTATTCACAGTTATTGTTGATGGCTTGTTGCAGTTTTAGAACTCAGTTATacattaaattgttaaaatattgaaataaaattaattcaaatgtataatatgaactaattttttttcagaGAAGGAAATATTGCTTCATTGCGAGCATTGGATTCTTATCTGAAGGAGAAGCTTACAACTTGGCTTAGTCCTGCTGCTTTAGAGCTCCATCAGATTACATGGGATGATCCTGCTTCTTTGCTAGAGAAAATAGTATTTTATGAGGTTAGTTTCTATTCTCCTTCTTGCTTGCTCATATTTTAGATTTGATGTTATCCAGCCCTTTATTGTCTAATAATCAAATATTGTCCAGGCAGTGCATCCAATCAGTAATCTTATTGATCTTAAGAGAAGACTGGGAGTTGGTCGTCGTTGTTTCGGATATTTTCATTCAGCCATACCTCGTAAGTAGTTCCTTTTACTCCTTGGGGGGAGTGGGATTGTTAAGTATGATACTACCTGCAATTTCATCTGTCCTATTcagtctctctctctctatctaAGTGTTCCGTATTTCAGGTGAACCTCTTATTTTTATTGAAGTTGCACTTTTGAAGAATATAGCAGAGACAATACAGGTGAATTTCCTTTAACTGTACCAACGACCAAACTTTTTTTGTTGTCTTCTTGTTTGTAATATTCTTGTGAATGATAGGAAGTTTTGTGGGATAATCCTCCAATTGCTGAAAGTGAGGCAACTTGTGCATTATTTTACTCGATATCATCAACTCAGGTATAATGATTTTCTCCcctcttttttatttgtaaaagatATTAACTATATGGAACATAAAGAAAGATATCATAGCAGCTAGTTATATGGTTTATGCAAATGGGCTTTTTGTAGTAAACTTCGTTTCCCTGAACCTGATTGCCTTTCTTATCTTTCCCAGCCTGGCTTGGCCGGAATCAACCTAGGAAAGTTTCTTATCAAACGTGTTATAACGTTGGTGAAAATAGATATGCCACATATCTCTGTAAGTACTTTTCTTTGATCAGATTTCTTAATCAAACAAAGCTGCAAGATTAGTGTTGCATGTTCAGTTAGAATCCTCTTACTGTTCGCAATTTGCACTATGAGCTAGTACTCAGTCCTTGTTCGTTGTCTTGCAGTGGGACCAATAAAAGATATTTCTATAGATTTTCAATTATATACTTGGCATTGTACAGGACATTCCCTCGACTGGTTTTCTTACACATTCCTTGAGATCTGTGCACTGGGTTTGCACAACTTAAGTTTTTCTTGAGATGATGCTTACTGACACTTCTTTTCCACTTACCACGAAGGTGTTTGCTACGCTTAGCCCTATCCCGGGATTCATGCAATGGCTTCTTTCCAAGTTGGCATCTCAATCGAAACTTGCCAAAGCCGAGGACATATCACGCTCACCTGCTGATAGATCCGGATTAACTTTTTATGAGAATATACTTGAACCAGAAGAAGAAAGAGCACTAATAGACTCATCGGGGTAAGCTCCATTTTGTGTGTTTGTGTACGTGAGCTCAATTGGACTTTTGGATTTTCTGAAGTTGAATGGTTTCTAGAACATTTTTCATGCCATCTGGAATACGGTTTTTAGTAGAAGCTGattcataatattaatttctcaatttgaGACCATTGTGATTCTTAAAGTCGACTGAGTGACAACGAAGCACATTGGAATATGGATGCTCAATTCTGTTTGATGAATCATTATTCTGTATTTCCTAACCCTTATTGTGCTCTTGAAATGTGATTTACAGATTCTGCATGTTGCCGTTATCTGTTACAGGGATCTTGCTTCTGGAAAAAGTGGCATGGAAATAATGTTGAGCTTGCTAACGCCGACAACTCATGAGTGGACTAATTCAGATAAACTGCTTTCAGCATTAAAACCGCCTCTAATGCGACTATGTGCCAGGTATATTCTCTCCATTGAAATTTGTGTCCATTATTATCAACCAAGTAGctttatctttaatttctttcattCTTGTGCTACGAGGGACAGAAGAATAGAAACTCATTGAACTGTATAGAGTCAGATTATTTGGTTCTGTACGTAACATATGGAGTTTATGTTTCTTTGGATAAAATCAGTTTGACTCTAATTCCTCGAATTTAGGTACCTTCTGcaagagaaaaagagaggaaaagcTCTAGATTCTGTTGCAAACTTCCATTTGCAGAACGGAGCGGTACGTAACGAGATTGCAATCATCTATGAACAAAGTCCTTTTTGCAAAACATATTGATTAGTTTCAAGATTCCCCTCTATATCTTCAGAAATGGTTAAAAGAGTCTatgttaatttatcaaataagtgCTGCACTAAAGGATTGAAAAGGGTAACCAAGAGAAAATGTTTTTCAAAGATGCATGCTCTTCTCTCTCtttatctctctctctcttgctTGCACGTTCATGTACTCTCGTTTTAAGTACCGATTTCCACTCTTGTTTTAATCAGTTCTAATATGGAACAGATGGTTCAAAGAATAAACTGGATGGCTGACCAATCGGAAAAAGGCTTAAATCAAAGTGCTGGTATCATGGTGAACTATGTCTACAGGTAATTTTTTCTGTCACAACTAAATAACAAAcccctataatttatttaaaacgagaataattaattaaatgatgactTTCAGGCCCGAGAATATTGAGGAATATGCTCAG
This genomic window from Gossypium raimondii isolate GPD5lz chromosome 10, ASM2569854v1, whole genome shotgun sequence contains:
- the LOC105776832 gene encoding uncharacterized protein LOC105776832, coding for MNKKALAILMRARMRPNHLTNFALSPISNELNQILSNSHGNRSGENGEHHAMEHGKEKLNHQRSFEVVRESMHSVISMNKTEVGDSVLNEFLEGYCSLSFENRRKLLLTLAKEYDLNRAQVRELIKQYLGLQPPGSEAQSGGVADEGFLSTFYRIERNLRHSLKPVYETLFERLNTHPEGLKFLTIIRADILSILTEGNIASLRALDSYLKEKLTTWLSPAALELHQITWDDPASLLEKIVFYEAVHPISNLIDLKRRLGVGRRCFGYFHSAIPREPLIFIEVALLKNIAETIQEVLWDNPPIAESEATCALFYSISSTQPGLAGINLGKFLIKRVITLVKIDMPHISVFATLSPIPGFMQWLLSKLASQSKLAKAEDISRSPADRSGLTFYENILEPEEERALIDSSGDLASGKSGMEIMLSLLTPTTHEWTNSDKLLSALKPPLMRLCARYLLQEKKRGKALDSVANFHLQNGAMVQRINWMADQSEKGLNQSAGIMVNYVYRPENIEEYAQLYFSKGHIHSSYDVKRYIQPVLENESKDSLL